A single window of Candidatus Omnitrophota bacterium DNA harbors:
- a CDS encoding D-alanine--D-alanine ligase: MDKVGSRIGVLMGGPSAERDVSLRSGRAITDALLSKGYNAIPMEIWLPTRDELRSAGIDVAFIALHGTFGEDGQIQTILEDLRIPYTGSKVKASQLGMDKIASRKLFKKAGLNIPGYHVIENGTRPKLKFPAPVVVKPSAQGSSVGVSIIDKVEELDGAIKEAFKFGEQVLLEEFIHGKELTVGIVDDKPLPVIQVVPKRRYYDEVAKYTAGMTDYLCPAPISEGEARLAQDAGIKAHNALGCRSFSRVDMILDDGGKIVVLEVNTIPGMTQLSLLPKAAKARGMDFPLLCEKMLESAFK, translated from the coding sequence ATGGATAAGGTGGGGTCGAGGATAGGAGTCCTGATGGGCGGGCCATCCGCCGAGAGGGACGTCTCGCTGCGCTCGGGAAGGGCCATAACAGACGCTTTGTTGAGCAAGGGCTACAACGCGATCCCTATGGAGATATGGCTCCCGACGAGAGACGAACTGAGGTCGGCGGGTATCGACGTCGCCTTCATCGCCCTACACGGGACATTCGGCGAGGACGGACAGATACAGACGATATTAGAGGACCTCAGGATACCCTATACCGGCTCGAAAGTAAAAGCGAGCCAGCTCGGCATGGATAAGATCGCCTCGCGTAAGTTGTTCAAAAAAGCCGGGCTCAACATCCCGGGATACCACGTGATCGAGAACGGGACCAGGCCGAAACTGAAATTCCCGGCGCCGGTCGTCGTCAAGCCCTCGGCGCAGGGCTCTTCGGTCGGGGTTTCTATAATAGACAAGGTCGAGGAGCTGGACGGCGCCATTAAGGAAGCGTTCAAGTTCGGCGAACAGGTGCTCCTCGAGGAGTTCATACACGGAAAAGAGCTTACCGTGGGGATAGTCGACGACAAGCCGCTGCCCGTGATACAAGTCGTCCCGAAAAGGCGTTATTACGATGAGGTCGCCAAATATACGGCCGGGATGACCGACTATCTCTGTCCCGCGCCCATATCCGAAGGAGAGGCGAGGCTCGCGCAGGACGCCGGCATCAAGGCGCATAACGCCCTCGGCTGCAGGTCTTTTTCCAGGGTCGATATGATACTTGACGACGGGGGGAAGATAGTCGTCCTCGAGGTAAATACGATACCGGGAATGACCCAGCTCAGCCTCCTGCCGAAGGCCGCGAAGGCGAGAGGGATGGATTTTCCGTTGTTGTGCGAGAAGATGCTCGAATCGGCTTTTAAATAA
- the murC gene encoding UDP-N-acetylmuramate--L-alanine ligase, with translation MKLKGKKHIHFIGIGGIGMSAIAFVLLKKGHKVSGSDVRRSRIIEKLESLGGKFHDGHHEKNIEGADIVVFSSSITPENPELKAARNKKITTLHRADMLALIMNGRKGIAVTGAHGKTTTSSLIAHILYRAGLDPTAILGGEVKSLEGNARVGKGGHFVVEADESDGSFVHLKPLYGVITNIDAEHLDYYRNMGEIISWYLKFIEKIKPGGKLFACGDCDNLKRALRGYPKEVVTFGLSAGGDIFPGKIKMHDSHSEFEIIYRGKNLGRAAINIPGIHNISNAMAAFAVALELGLDFGTIKKAVEDFTGAARRFQVKYSGNGIKVIDDYAHHPAEIKATILAAKNWKPARLIAVFQPHRFSRTKYLKDRFGNCFDMADRLILTDIYAASEDELDNVSGKSIYEEVKKHGHKDVIYLPKKELKEYLLRDIKRGDMVLMMGAGDITSIAGEMAQELSKKRGKISRKNP, from the coding sequence ATGAAACTAAAAGGTAAGAAGCACATTCATTTTATCGGCATCGGCGGCATCGGGATGAGCGCTATCGCTTTCGTCCTGCTAAAGAAGGGCCATAAGGTCTCCGGCTCGGACGTCAGGCGTTCGCGCATCATCGAGAAGCTCGAATCTCTCGGCGGCAAATTCCACGACGGCCATCACGAGAAGAACATAGAGGGCGCCGATATCGTCGTATTCTCGTCATCGATCACTCCGGAGAACCCGGAGCTAAAGGCCGCGCGCAATAAAAAGATAACGACGCTCCACCGCGCCGATATGCTTGCCCTGATAATGAACGGCAGGAAAGGGATCGCGGTTACCGGCGCCCACGGCAAGACGACGACATCATCGCTCATCGCCCATATCTTATACAGGGCGGGGCTCGACCCGACCGCGATCCTCGGCGGCGAGGTGAAATCACTGGAGGGCAACGCGAGGGTAGGAAAGGGCGGGCATTTTGTGGTGGAGGCGGACGAGAGCGACGGCTCGTTCGTCCACCTGAAACCGCTCTACGGGGTCATCACGAATATCGACGCCGAACACCTCGATTATTACAGGAACATGGGGGAGATAATATCCTGGTATTTGAAATTCATCGAGAAGATCAAGCCGGGCGGGAAACTCTTCGCATGCGGCGACTGCGATAACTTGAAGCGGGCGCTCCGCGGTTATCCCAAGGAGGTCGTCACCTTCGGCCTTTCGGCCGGCGGCGATATATTTCCCGGGAAGATAAAGATGCACGACTCGCATTCCGAGTTCGAGATAATCTACCGCGGCAAGAACCTGGGGCGGGCCGCGATAAATATCCCGGGGATACATAACATCTCGAACGCAATGGCCGCGTTCGCCGTGGCGCTGGAGCTGGGCCTTGATTTCGGGACGATAAAGAAGGCGGTCGAGGATTTTACCGGCGCCGCGCGGAGGTTCCAGGTCAAGTATTCCGGAAACGGGATAAAGGTGATAGACGATTACGCGCACCATCCGGCCGAGATAAAGGCGACTATATTGGCTGCTAAGAACTGGAAACCCGCGCGGCTTATAGCGGTCTTCCAGCCGCACCGCTTCTCCAGGACCAAGTACCTGAAGGACAGGTTCGGGAACTGTTTCGATATGGCCGACCGGCTGATACTTACGGATATTTACGCGGCGTCTGAGGACGAGCTCGATAATGTCTCCGGAAAAAGTATCTACGAGGAAGTGAAAAAGCACGGCCACAAGGACGTCATATACCTGCCCAAGAAAGAATTAAAAGAATATCTCTTGAGGGATATAAAACGCGGTGATATGGTCCTGATGATGGGCGCCGGGGATATTACCTCGATAGCCGGGGAGATGGCGCAGGAGCTTTCGAAAAAGAGAGGCAAGATATCAAGAAAGAACCCTTAG
- a CDS encoding FtsW/RodA/SpoVE family cell cycle protein, with amino-acid sequence PQGVGFQIIQSYIALGSGGPFGVGLGQSRQKLLYLPGAHTDFIFSIIGEELGLIGAGAVIILFALFIWLGFRIALRARDLFGHLVALGVVSIIGLEAVINIAVATGSMPTKGLPLPFISYGGSSLVFDMIGVALLLNIAKYSESPYEKEE; translated from the coding sequence CCCGCAAGGCGTCGGGTTCCAGATAATCCAGTCTTATATAGCGCTCGGGTCCGGCGGCCCGTTCGGGGTCGGGCTCGGCCAGTCGCGGCAGAAATTGCTCTATCTCCCGGGTGCGCATACGGATTTTATATTTTCCATAATCGGGGAGGAGCTGGGCCTCATAGGCGCCGGCGCGGTGATAATCCTCTTCGCGCTCTTCATCTGGCTGGGTTTCAGGATAGCGCTTAGGGCGAGGGACCTCTTCGGGCACCTGGTCGCGCTGGGGGTCGTCTCGATCATCGGGCTCGAGGCGGTCATCAATATCGCCGTCGCTACCGGTTCTATGCCGACTAAGGGACTGCCGCTGCCGTTCATAAGCTACGGAGGCTCGTCGCTCGTCTTCGACATGATCGGAGTGGCGCTTCTGCTCAATATTGCCAAATACAGCGAGAGCCCTTATGAGAAAGAAGAATAG
- the murB gene encoding UDP-N-acetylmuramate dehydrogenase, translated as MDRHTTFKIGGPADIFVCPEDVDDLLVILRYAVSHKADYFMIGGGSKLLVGDKGIRGFVVSLGSPSFSGIEFDGDTAIAGCGIKTHELITKAAEKDLGGLEFLAGIPGTLGGAITMNAGWPSRAIGDLVEEITALKDLEKVKLGKESLKFSYRSSNLDGLVLVSARLKLEKKAKDKIEAETKKNLEKKRKTQELGYPSVGSIFLNPSGSSPAWELIDKCGLRGKSVGGAAVSEKHANFIINRGNASASDVRKLIDEIQKIVFKEHQIMLKLETKLIGEF; from the coding sequence ATGGACCGCCATACGACATTCAAGATAGGCGGGCCGGCGGATATTTTTGTCTGTCCGGAGGACGTCGACGACCTGCTGGTTATCCTGCGCTACGCCGTTTCGCATAAAGCGGATTATTTCATGATCGGCGGGGGCAGCAAGCTCCTGGTCGGGGACAAGGGCATCCGGGGGTTTGTCGTCTCTTTAGGATCGCCGTCCTTCAGCGGGATAGAATTCGACGGGGATACGGCCATCGCGGGCTGCGGGATAAAGACCCACGAGCTTATAACGAAGGCCGCGGAGAAGGACCTGGGAGGCCTTGAGTTCCTCGCCGGGATACCCGGGACGCTCGGCGGCGCCATCACGATGAACGCCGGGTGGCCGTCAAGGGCGATAGGGGATCTCGTCGAGGAGATAACCGCGCTCAAGGACCTCGAGAAGGTGAAACTGGGCAAAGAGAGCCTTAAATTCTCGTACCGTTCCTCTAACCTCGACGGTTTGGTCCTGGTTTCGGCCAGGCTCAAGCTGGAAAAGAAGGCCAAGGATAAGATAGAGGCCGAAACGAAGAAAAACCTGGAGAAAAAAAGAAAAACGCAGGAGCTCGGCTATCCCAGCGTGGGGAGTATCTTTCTCAACCCGTCTGGAAGTTCGCCGGCCTGGGAGCTTATAGATAAGTGCGGCTTGAGAGGAAAATCGGTAGGGGGCGCTGCGGTCTCGGAGAAGCACGCGAACTTCATCATAAACAGGGGAAATGCCTCGGCCTCCGACGTCAGGAAATTAATAGATGAGATACAAAAAATAGTTTTTAAAGAACATCAAATTATGTTAAAATTAGAGACTAAATTAATAGGAGAGTTTTAA
- the murG gene encoding undecaprenyldiphospho-muramoylpentapeptide beta-N-acetylglucosaminyltransferase, whose amino-acid sequence MRKKNSYMNPGHKHYINGMKILIACGGTGGHIFPGLSLAQEIKERGAGEVLLVGTDHPLEMRLFGSFDIPYRLMPVAKLSANPVKFLKFLARFTSACLRSGKLLFDYKPDIVVGFGGYASFPICKFAALMGKPLFLHEQNCEAGMANKILALLARRVAVSFKETEKAFGRKAVFTGNPIRKKLLMTKREDARRFYKFSPDKFTVLILGGSQGAQKINMIVGDMLGTLSDEEKKQVNILHIAGMKNIDDVRKKYEGSGVDGCVCDFVGDIGYAYAMADLIVSRAGATALFEIAALGKPSIMVPYRFAGGHQYHNAAALEKTGGTVIMDELGLTPQMLKDKIFELKDDKAKLKMMSDAAKRFAVPDAAKRLADCIIP is encoded by the coding sequence ATGAGAAAGAAGAATAGTTATATGAATCCCGGTCATAAACATTATATAAACGGGATGAAGATACTTATCGCGTGCGGAGGGACAGGAGGGCATATCTTCCCAGGGTTGAGCCTTGCCCAGGAGATAAAGGAGAGGGGGGCCGGCGAGGTCCTGCTCGTCGGGACGGACCATCCCCTCGAGATGAGACTCTTCGGGTCGTTCGATATTCCCTACAGGCTTATGCCCGTGGCGAAACTATCTGCGAACCCGGTAAAGTTCCTGAAATTCCTCGCGCGGTTCACCTCGGCTTGCCTGAGGTCCGGCAAGTTGTTATTTGATTATAAGCCCGATATCGTGGTCGGTTTCGGCGGATATGCTTCATTCCCGATATGCAAATTCGCCGCGCTCATGGGAAAACCGCTTTTTCTGCACGAGCAGAATTGCGAGGCCGGGATGGCGAACAAGATATTGGCGCTTCTGGCGAGGCGCGTCGCGGTGAGTTTCAAGGAGACGGAAAAGGCCTTCGGGAGGAAAGCGGTATTTACCGGCAACCCCATACGCAAGAAACTCCTGATGACAAAAAGAGAGGACGCGCGAAGGTTTTATAAGTTCAGCCCGGACAAATTCACGGTACTTATCCTCGGAGGGAGCCAGGGCGCGCAGAAGATAAACATGATAGTAGGGGATATGCTGGGGACCTTGAGCGATGAAGAAAAAAAGCAGGTTAACATACTGCATATCGCCGGGATGAAGAATATCGATGATGTTCGGAAAAAATACGAAGGGAGCGGCGTTGACGGCTGCGTATGCGATTTCGTCGGGGATATAGGATACGCGTACGCGATGGCGGACCTCATCGTCTCTCGCGCCGGGGCTACGGCGCTCTTTGAGATCGCGGCCCTTGGCAAACCATCGATAATGGTCCCTTACAGGTTCGCCGGCGGACACCAGTACCATAACGCCGCCGCGCTCGAGAAGACAGGCGGGACGGTCATCATGGACGAGCTCGGCCTCACGCCCCAGATGCTGAAGGACAAGATATTTGAGTTGAAGGACGACAAGGCGAAACTTAAGATGATGTCGGATGCCGCCAAAAGGTTTGCTGTACCCGATGCGGCTAAGCGTCTTGCCGATTGTATCATACCTTGA